From a single Schistosoma mansoni strain Puerto Rico chromosome 4, complete genome genomic region:
- a CDS encoding putative protein VTS1 gives MYFSNNIYSPRDYVPPFKSSIRSSNRTKRRTGVGTNYKPNLTNHLTTNDCNWKSTTNGRHRLRGRASNSPAVNNNNGNGIETISTTNRCNTHHLTKIDTEKELINDNVIQEDTDITKCLPHVSDEEHLTRSSSNRKSKLHNKSRKLFRGSSTSSSDCPSEILPDLEKLSEIGDFPGKTDGILCDPSNPDHSRPQTPSCMSNNTNNPDKNNNDHVCFEENDELHETFPIGCPIDGCKKRFSHVLALRFHLNHTSHCNLLDSHKKRPSSIDLKKQDFTDTTSIMTTTTTTDTNDNKNNNSAENGGQQQQQLSNKLSHPNMKIDNNHNNSTVMNYSRYSSGSTQHYGSLDQQSIKSELNNDYMMNLTMCHTLSNTTATATTTMSTTSKWKNLTVNQQELNTSLSNNNMIPSFLLQNAWNLQLPTSSTYTQSMPLSFNNSNKEDELKSTMNSLTNGLPSSLYLSTYSNMPTLTSSGSVVNNSPINTMPCSSTPSLSMYEMSTASQPFNDSKQYIPSNHHHLLGTSNQSADLNTTTNSMYYGIPDFLVAALSTLASNASSYSCIPEPFKSYFNQNSLMNNTTNPINTTHLNSNGNSISKVTNLSSSNMSPSNSGILDGTINNRFFNSQFFQNYGTNLSNVQNFQSFNNNNNGGGGAGNLTLNPERLDPLKLSAGYLMQYTNPDTTQLLSSSVSSSSVTSTYGNSILP, from the exons ATGTATTTTTCAAACAATATTTATAGTCCACGAGATTATGTACCTCCATTTAAATCATCCATACGATCTAGTAATCGTACAAAACGTCGAACTGGAGTTGGAACAAATTATAAACCAAATTTAACTAATCATCTTACAACGAATGATTGTAATTGGAAATCTACTACAAATGGAAGACATCGACTACGTGGTCGAGCTTCAAATTCACCTgcagtcaataataataatggtaatggtaTTGAAACTATTTCCACAACCAATCGATGCAATACACATCATCTAACAAAAATCGATACAGAGAAAGAACTAATCAATGATAATGTTATTCAAGAAGATACTGATATAACTAAATGTCTTCCTCATGTATCTGATGAAGAACACCTAACACGAAGTAGTAGTAATAGAAAATCTAAATTACATAATAAAAGTCGTAAACTATTTCGAGGTAGTAGTACATCATCAAGTGATTGTCCATCGGAAATTCTACCAGATCTTGAAAAATTATCTGAAATTGGAGATTTCCCCGGTAAAACTGATGGAATTCTATGTGATCCATCAAATCCTGATCATTCTCGACCCCAGACTCCATCATGTATGAGCAATAATACTAATAAccctgataagaataataatgatcatgttTGTTTTGAAGAAAATGATGAACTCCATGAAACCTTTCCAATTGGTTGTCCAATTGATGGTTGTAAAAAACGTTTCTCACATGTTTTAGCTTTACgttttcatttaaatcataCATCACATTGTAATTTATTAGATTCACATAAGAAACGTCCTTCTAGTATTGATTTAAAGAAACAAGATTTCACTGATACCACTTCTATTATGACTACGACAACTACTACcgatactaatgataataagaataataacagtGCAGAGAATG GgggacaacaacaacaacaattatcCAATAAATTATCTCATCCAAATATGAAAAtcgataataatcataacaattCTACAGTAATGAACTATTCTCGTTACAGTAGTGGTAGTACCCAACATTATGGTAGTTTAGatcaacaatcaataaaaagtgaattaaataatgattatatgATGAATTTAACAATGTGTCATACTTTATCAAATACTACcgctactgctactactactatgaGCACCACGTCGAAATGGAAGAATCTAACAGTTAACCAACAAGAATTGAATACATCActatctaataataatatgatccCATCGTTCCTTCTTCAAAATGCATGGAATCTTCAATTGCCAACTTCATCTACATACACACAGTCTATGCcattatcatttaataatagtaataaagagGATGAATTGAAATCTACCATGAACTCATTAACTAACGGTTTACCATCTTCATTATATCTCTCGACATATTCAAATATGCCAACACTTACTTCTTCCGGTAGCGTTGTTAATAACAGTCCTATAAACACTATGCCATGTTCATCTACACCGTCATTATCCATGTATGAAATGTCTACAGCATCACAACCATTCAATGATTCCAAACAATATATTCCgtctaatcatcatcatctactTGGTACTTCAAATCAGAGTGCAGAtttgaatactactactaatagtatGTATTATGGTATCCCCGATTTCTTAGTTGCTGCTTTAAGTACATTAGCATCAAATGCTTCATCATATTCTTGTATACCAGAACCTTTTAAATCATATTTTAATCAGAATTCTTTAATGAACAATACTACTAATCCTATCAATACTACTCATTTGAATAGTAATGGTAATTCTATCAGTAAAGTAACTAATTTATCCTCTTCAAATATGTCACCATCAAATTCAGGTATATTGGATGGTACAATTAATAATCGATTTTTTAATTCACAATTCTTTCAAAATTATGGGACTAATCTTTCAAATGTACAAaattttcaatcatttaataataataataatggtggtgGTGGTGCTGGTAATCTAACTTTAAATCCGGAAAGATTAGATCCATTGAAATTATCTGCAG